From a single Phragmites australis chromosome 7, lpPhrAust1.1, whole genome shotgun sequence genomic region:
- the LOC133924961 gene encoding uncharacterized protein LOC133924961 isoform X2 has protein sequence MPAPAPISRESRKVQRLPPRTPAIGRKNRRFLLPHFARVLAPPVSSSIGSPPSRATSHPELPRARLPPHRPSTTSTPPTNSRLCFLSLTKAQRQQLQLLPKLHLLLRSTKEEPSGAPPSGWICLMPRTAAPQLRLQQCCRALIHHWQPLLPATPFVLR, from the exons ATGCCAGCGCCAGCTCCCATCTCGCGTGAGTCCAGAAAAGTCCAGCGTCTCCCTCCACGAACTCCAGCCATCGGCCGAAAAAATCGTCGCTTCCTCCTCCCACATTTCGCTCGCGTACTCGCACCGCCCGTGAGCTCCTCCATCGGATCCCCGCCTTCCCGAGCCACTTCCCACCCGGAGCTCCCGCGCGCCCGCCTTCCTCCACACCGGCCGAGCACCACCTCCACTCCGCCGACGAACTCCAGGCTGTGTTTTCTTTCTCTCACCAAAGCGCAGCGACAGCAGCTACAGCTCCTCCCCAAGCTCCATCTCTTGCTCAGATCCACAAAAGAAGAACCATCAGGAGCTCCTCCATCAG GGTGGATTTGTTTGATGCCAAGAACTGCTGCCCCTCAG CTTCGACTCCAACAATGTTGCCGTGCTCTCATCCACCACTGGCAGCCTCTCTTACCAGCTACTCCGTTTGTGCTAAG ATAG
- the LOC133924961 gene encoding uncharacterized protein LOC133924961 isoform X1, which translates to MPAPAPISRESRKVQRLPPRTPAIGRKNRRFLLPHFARVLAPPVSSSIGSPPSRATSHPELPRARLPPHRPSTTSTPPTNSRLCFLSLTKAQRQQLQLLPKLHLLLRSTKEEPSGAPPSGWICLMPRTAAPQLRLQQCCRALIHHWQPLLPATPFVLRTNIVLLLLP; encoded by the exons ATGCCAGCGCCAGCTCCCATCTCGCGTGAGTCCAGAAAAGTCCAGCGTCTCCCTCCACGAACTCCAGCCATCGGCCGAAAAAATCGTCGCTTCCTCCTCCCACATTTCGCTCGCGTACTCGCACCGCCCGTGAGCTCCTCCATCGGATCCCCGCCTTCCCGAGCCACTTCCCACCCGGAGCTCCCGCGCGCCCGCCTTCCTCCACACCGGCCGAGCACCACCTCCACTCCGCCGACGAACTCCAGGCTGTGTTTTCTTTCTCTCACCAAAGCGCAGCGACAGCAGCTACAGCTCCTCCCCAAGCTCCATCTCTTGCTCAGATCCACAAAAGAAGAACCATCAGGAGCTCCTCCATCAG GGTGGATTTGTTTGATGCCAAGAACTGCTGCCCCTCAG CTTCGACTCCAACAATGTTGCCGTGCTCTCATCCACCACTGGCAGCCTCTCTTACCAGCTACTCCGTTTGTGCTAAG AACAAATATAGTTCTGTTGTTGCTTCCTTGA